The following coding sequences lie in one Prochlorococcus marinus XMU1412 genomic window:
- a CDS encoding inverse autotransporter beta domain-containing protein, with product MKLFKALSLIPIAFGSLLSVSANEYKFEDIKFDQVKIKQDTYEPKDKLDEYIIKGVTYSTKFVPLMNNGAEGSEYSRIMTNDFKKLLADAGFDLANSTANSQIQKIPFFAQTTFNISGGTESDTSFSINSLMKLGELAKDEEGDLKTLAFSQARFATATNADGSTINLGLGIRNRPNDVSMVGANAFWDYRMTNYSDAHSRLGLGGEYFWKDFEFRNNWYVSITNEKDVTVKGTSYKERVVPGWDLEVGYRLPNNPELAFFVRGFNWDYKNTQDNSGLEGAISWQATPYVGLEAWVSNEISAASTTVNTSLPGTDETFFGLRMNITGSPVKFEKSNYKKNMITQMTQPVKRKYDVLLERSSGSFTNRAKGS from the coding sequence GTGAAATTATTTAAAGCTTTATCTTTAATTCCAATTGCTTTTGGATCACTTCTTTCTGTCTCAGCTAATGAATACAAATTTGAAGATATCAAATTTGATCAAGTTAAAATCAAGCAAGATACATATGAGCCAAAAGACAAATTAGATGAATACATTATTAAGGGAGTAACTTATTCAACCAAATTTGTTCCATTAATGAATAATGGCGCAGAAGGCAGCGAATATAGCCGCATCATGACTAATGATTTTAAAAAATTATTAGCTGACGCAGGATTTGACTTGGCAAATTCAACAGCTAATAGTCAAATTCAAAAAATACCATTTTTCGCTCAAACCACTTTCAATATTTCTGGAGGAACAGAATCAGATACAAGTTTCTCGATAAATAGTTTGATGAAGCTTGGCGAACTTGCAAAAGATGAAGAAGGCGATTTAAAAACTCTGGCATTTTCTCAGGCAAGATTCGCTACTGCCACTAATGCAGATGGTTCCACTATTAACCTTGGCTTGGGAATCAGAAATCGTCCTAACGATGTATCTATGGTTGGAGCTAATGCGTTCTGGGATTACAGAATGACCAATTATAGTGATGCTCACAGCAGACTTGGATTAGGTGGAGAATATTTCTGGAAAGATTTTGAGTTTAGAAATAACTGGTATGTTTCTATAACTAATGAGAAAGATGTAACTGTAAAGGGCACATCATATAAAGAAAGAGTTGTTCCAGGATGGGATTTGGAAGTAGGTTACAGACTTCCAAATAATCCAGAACTTGCTTTCTTTGTAAGAGGATTTAATTGGGACTACAAAAATACCCAAGATAATTCTGGTTTAGAAGGAGCAATTAGTTGGCAAGCTACACCATACGTTGGTCTTGAGGCATGGGTTTCTAATGAAATTTCTGCAGCTTCTACTACAGTTAATACTTCACTGCCTGGAACGGATGAGACTTTCTTTGGTTTAAGGATGAATATCACTGGTAGCCCTGTCAAGTTTGAGAAATCTAATTACAAGAAGAACATGATTACTCAAATGACTCAACCAGTTAAACGTAAATATGATGTTCTTTTAGAGCGCTCTTCAGGAAGTTTTACTAACAGAGCTAAAGGTTCTTAA
- a CDS encoding DUF3804 family protein, with product MTDRETIESMLYELATPQKMGSFFVNNATSDFLLIRPSGNPISAKGFEEMMSSGDVVQEKAEITKIHKFEFLSSDVAMCVFTLGAKFSYKGTPNDDLPTVTSIFKKIDGIWKIHWMQRSSGDSDLSLWN from the coding sequence ATGACAGATCGAGAAACAATTGAATCAATGTTGTATGAGCTAGCAACACCTCAGAAAATGGGCTCATTTTTTGTGAATAATGCCACTTCAGATTTTCTACTCATTAGGCCTAGTGGGAATCCAATAAGTGCAAAGGGATTCGAGGAAATGATGAGTTCAGGCGATGTGGTTCAGGAAAAAGCAGAAATTACAAAAATTCATAAGTTTGAATTTCTCTCTTCCGATGTAGCAATGTGTGTTTTTACACTTGGGGCAAAATTTTCTTATAAAGGAACTCCTAATGATGATTTGCCAACTGTCACCTCCATCTTCAAAAAGATTGATGGGATTTGGAAAATCCATTGGATGCAAAGATCATCAGGAGATTCAGATTTGTCATTATGGAATTAG
- a CDS encoding high light inducible protein, translated as MSKFKDNFSSESFYPDSNYYLDQENTPEEDLIKKDQKSNMGVNFEWPNTYWFIAERTNGRLAMIGFMAVIINYTLFGWIAYPIL; from the coding sequence ATGAGTAAATTTAAAGATAACTTTTCGAGCGAAAGCTTTTACCCAGATAGTAATTATTATCTTGACCAGGAGAATACTCCTGAAGAGGACCTAATTAAAAAAGATCAAAAATCCAATATGGGGGTAAATTTTGAATGGCCAAATACATATTGGTTTATTGCTGAAAGAACAAATGGAAGGCTAGCAATGATTGGTTTCATGGCTGTCATTATTAACTACACCTTATTTGGATGGATAGCTTATCCAATCCTATAA
- the rluF gene encoding 23S rRNA pseudouridine(2604) synthase RluF — protein sequence MATRINKYLSEVGYCSRREADRLILEGKVTINGRIPNIGDKVEESDQVEVKGQRIEKSKRQKNIYLAFNKPVGIVCTTDRKVEPNNVIDFIKYPKRIFPIGRLDKLSEGLIFLTNDGDIVNKILRARNNHEKEYIVKVNRPINSDFIQSMSNGVEILDTITKNCYVKQLGPRIFKIILTQGLNRQIRRMCEALGYRVRSLKRVRIMNIKLDVPIGEYRELSKEELLELNGLLENSSKTYD from the coding sequence ATGGCTACCAGAATAAATAAATATTTAAGTGAAGTCGGTTATTGTTCTAGAAGAGAAGCAGATAGATTAATCTTAGAAGGAAAGGTTACAATTAATGGCAGAATTCCAAATATTGGCGACAAAGTTGAAGAAAGTGATCAAGTAGAAGTTAAAGGTCAAAGAATAGAAAAATCAAAGAGACAAAAAAACATATATTTAGCCTTTAATAAACCTGTAGGAATTGTATGCACAACAGATAGAAAAGTAGAACCCAATAACGTAATAGATTTCATCAAATATCCTAAAAGAATTTTCCCTATCGGAAGATTAGATAAGCTCAGCGAGGGATTGATTTTTTTAACTAATGATGGAGATATCGTAAATAAAATACTTAGAGCAAGAAATAATCATGAAAAGGAATATATTGTAAAAGTTAATCGCCCGATTAATAGCGACTTTATTCAAAGCATGAGTAATGGAGTTGAAATACTAGACACAATAACTAAAAATTGTTACGTAAAACAATTGGGTCCAAGAATTTTTAAAATAATTCTCACACAGGGACTTAACCGCCAGATTAGAAGAATGTGTGAGGCTTTAGGATATAGAGTACGATCATTAAAGCGTGTGAGAATTATGAATATTAAGTTAGACGTGCCAATAGGAGAATATAGAGAACTTAGTAAAGAAGAACTCTTAGAATTAAATGGATTACTTGAAAACTCCTCAAAAACATATGACTAA
- a CDS encoding DUF1651 domain-containing protein: MAKSYWLINSNSSEVKRFMKNDKSIDGVFEYMFIDTGKIVGGSGNKPPVMTNTVSVEIDLAREIYERLLSKGWRKIEKNWN; the protein is encoded by the coding sequence ATGGCTAAATCTTATTGGTTGATTAATTCAAATAGTTCAGAAGTTAAAAGATTTATGAAAAATGATAAGAGTATTGATGGAGTTTTTGAGTATATGTTCATAGATACTGGAAAAATAGTGGGGGGATCAGGAAATAAACCACCAGTAATGACAAATACAGTTTCTGTTGAAATAGATTTAGCTAGAGAAATTTATGAAAGATTACTTTCTAAGGGATGGAGAAAAATTGAAAAAAATTGGAATTAA
- a CDS encoding SOS response-associated peptidase, with protein MCGRFELKTKFEKLPKVLKQDYPSGLDSKYETQRLIRPNDPVLVIKNEGRIKTTFMTWGFISPWARDPFDKDRPRPFNARSETVEEKKLFYGSWKHKRCLIPASGFFEKKYRVRKANYETFWLGGIWSKWTSPDGAELESCCVLTTHPNNLVKPLHHRMPVIVPNGYEEQWTEQVKDADELKGLFAIMMGWSPDGWLVEDLKKKEADQMSLF; from the coding sequence ATGTGCGGAAGATTTGAGTTGAAAACTAAATTTGAGAAGTTGCCAAAGGTTTTGAAACAAGACTATCCAAGTGGACTTGATTCTAAATATGAAACTCAAAGACTAATAAGACCTAATGATCCTGTTCTTGTAATTAAAAACGAAGGAAGAATTAAAACTACTTTTATGACTTGGGGCTTTATTTCCCCTTGGGCGAGAGACCCATTTGATAAGGACCGACCAAGACCATTTAATGCAAGATCAGAAACCGTAGAAGAAAAAAAATTATTTTATGGAAGTTGGAAACATAAGAGGTGCCTAATACCTGCGAGCGGTTTTTTTGAAAAAAAATATCGTGTTCGAAAAGCGAATTATGAGACTTTTTGGTTGGGAGGAATTTGGAGTAAGTGGACCTCACCAGATGGAGCAGAACTTGAAAGTTGCTGCGTTTTAACTACTCATCCAAATAATTTAGTTAAACCTTTACATCACCGCATGCCTGTGATCGTTCCTAATGGATATGAGGAACAATGGACAGAGCAAGTTAAAGATGCAGATGAATTAAAAGGATTATTTGCAATTATGATGGGTTGGTCCCCTGATGGTTGGTTAGTAGAGGATTTAAAGAAAAAAGAAGCTGATCAAATGAGTTTGTTTTAA
- a CDS encoding DUF3303 domain-containing protein, with the protein MQTYIVHWQFPDQESHMQGAEAFAGFVEGGCEGDEFDGFKVLNRVVNPEGANGWAIVESSNHQNIWKWSSIWVDNFGVEIEVTPVLTDKEFLYVHKEIAAASN; encoded by the coding sequence ATGCAAACTTACATCGTACACTGGCAATTTCCAGATCAAGAAAGTCATATGCAAGGGGCCGAAGCTTTTGCGGGTTTTGTGGAAGGAGGATGCGAAGGTGATGAATTTGATGGGTTTAAAGTTCTTAATCGAGTAGTAAATCCTGAGGGAGCTAATGGTTGGGCAATAGTTGAATCTTCAAACCATCAGAATATTTGGAAATGGAGTAGTATCTGGGTCGATAATTTTGGCGTAGAAATTGAAGTTACACCAGTTCTAACAGATAAAGAATTTCTCTACGTCCATAAAGAAATTGCAGCAGCCTCTAACTAA
- a CDS encoding DUF3721 domain-containing protein, which produces MRGTFLSEEEAEKRALELGCEGIHKNQDKWMPCKNEKELHIYLRK; this is translated from the coding sequence ATGAGGGGTACATTTCTTTCTGAGGAGGAAGCTGAAAAAAGAGCTTTAGAACTTGGTTGCGAAGGAATACATAAGAACCAGGATAAATGGATGCCATGCAAAAACGAGAAAGAATTACATATTTATTTGAGGAAATAG
- a CDS encoding DUF2839 family protein, with the protein MGEAKRREELGLPPRQKNELNKSDRYLSWLPITKSRIKKYPYMGVATMALGAIIFLVSGGANSIN; encoded by the coding sequence ATGGGCGAAGCTAAAAGAAGAGAAGAATTAGGATTGCCACCTAGACAAAAAAATGAATTAAATAAATCTGATAGATACCTTTCATGGCTTCCAATTACTAAATCAAGAATTAAGAAATATCCTTATATGGGTGTAGCAACAATGGCATTAGGAGCGATAATTTTCTTAGTAAGTGGTGGCGCAAATAGTATTAATTAG
- a CDS encoding DUF2839 domain-containing protein codes for MYGHTSVLIMGEAKRRKNLGIPPREKNEDIKLPQLDKKAIQQKVRSTLYKYPIIPFLFYGAAIVILIGGLFYVFKSFNIA; via the coding sequence ATGTATGGGCATACCTCAGTATTAATCATGGGCGAGGCAAAGAGAAGAAAAAATTTAGGTATTCCGCCTAGAGAAAAAAATGAAGACATAAAGTTGCCTCAACTCGATAAAAAAGCCATACAGCAAAAAGTTAGGTCCACACTATATAAATATCCAATTATCCCTTTTCTTTTTTATGGAGCTGCCATAGTTATCCTAATCGGAGGTTTATTTTATGTTTTCAAATCCTTTAATATTGCTTAA
- a CDS encoding DUF3764 family protein, which produces MSRKITTVISFKIESTFEEWVKIFDSKEADLRHSEFDIKPLFRGFSKDDPKKVICIHQAPEGNIQKFVQANSEWIKSHKVDFSSMEESSWI; this is translated from the coding sequence ATGTCTAGGAAAATAACAACTGTAATTTCTTTTAAAATTGAAAGTACATTTGAAGAATGGGTAAAAATTTTTGATAGTAAAGAAGCAGATCTAAGACATTCTGAATTTGATATTAAACCACTATTTAGAGGATTCAGTAAAGATGATCCTAAAAAAGTAATTTGTATTCATCAGGCTCCAGAGGGAAATATTCAAAAGTTTGTTCAAGCAAATAGTGAATGGATAAAAAGTCACAAAGTTGATTTCTCAAGTATGGAAGAATCATCTTGGATATGA
- the psbF gene encoding cytochrome b559 subunit beta, long form → MDFRVLLVITPIVFSWIFTVFWLGRWDVFRLTPLGLPKKGVAPFKNYQVWDDTALVPATGRPPEGYPVFTVRTAAVNALGIPTVFFLGAILAMQFKSY, encoded by the coding sequence ATGGATTTTAGAGTTTTACTTGTTATTACACCAATAGTATTTTCATGGATATTTACAGTTTTTTGGTTGGGTAGATGGGATGTATTTAGATTGACACCACTTGGACTACCGAAGAAGGGAGTTGCACCTTTCAAAAACTATCAAGTATGGGATGATACTGCACTAGTTCCTGCTACTGGCAGACCTCCAGAAGGCTATCCTGTTTTTACTGTTAGAACTGCAGCTGTAAATGCTTTAGGCATTCCTACTGTTTTCTTTTTAGGTGCTATTTTGGCAATGCAATTTAAATCTTATTAA
- a CDS encoding DUF3764 family protein, translating into MTIETTILDFQLSNTFEQYESYMNAEEQQSMFKEMGVKTFYIGKSLEDPQRATVIFQGPENVLYDIFMNPETKPIVEASGHIYAGTKITRWIS; encoded by the coding sequence ATGACCATTGAAACGACTATTTTAGATTTTCAACTAAGTAATACGTTCGAGCAATATGAATCTTATATGAATGCTGAGGAACAGCAGTCGATGTTTAAAGAAATGGGAGTTAAAACATTTTATATTGGTAAATCATTAGAAGATCCTCAAAGGGCAACTGTAATTTTTCAAGGACCAGAAAATGTTCTATACGATATTTTTATGAATCCTGAAACAAAACCTATTGTTGAAGCTTCAGGGCATATTTATGCGGGTACAAAAATAACTCGATGGATTTCTTGA